Proteins encoded within one genomic window of Gemmatimonadales bacterium:
- a CDS encoding sigma-70 family RNA polymerase sigma factor: protein MSASTRPEAAPADWQAFRQRLVAWLVRRVRDPSDAEDLTQEILVRAAARLDTLRDRERLVPWLDAMARNALVDYYRRSGRAPETVPLDPAVADPTEDAPSDRRHLTGCLLPLLDALPPSYREAVRRVDLEGERQVEVARALGLNISALKSRVQRGRSMLRDRFADCCGAVERDAAGRVVGFRETNGRAPRTLVPIQRRRPPH, encoded by the coding sequence ATGAGTGCCTCGACCCGGCCCGAGGCCGCACCGGCCGACTGGCAGGCCTTTCGCCAGCGGCTCGTCGCCTGGCTCGTCAGGCGGGTCCGCGACCCGTCCGACGCCGAGGATCTGACCCAGGAGATCCTGGTCCGTGCTGCGGCCAGGCTCGACACCCTGAGGGATCGCGAGCGACTGGTGCCCTGGCTCGATGCCATGGCTCGGAATGCGCTCGTCGATTACTACCGGCGTAGCGGGCGGGCGCCGGAAACCGTGCCGCTCGACCCTGCCGTCGCCGACCCGACGGAGGACGCGCCGTCCGATCGCCGCCATCTGACCGGCTGCCTGCTGCCGCTGCTGGATGCCCTCCCGCCCAGCTACCGAGAGGCGGTGCGCCGAGTCGACCTGGAGGGTGAGCGCCAGGTCGAGGTTGCCAGGGCACTCGGCCTCAACATCTCGGCGCTCAAGAGCCGAGTCCAGCGGGGTCGCAGCATGCTCCGCGATCGCTTCGCCGACTGTTGTGGCGCAGTGGAGCGCGATGCGGCAGGACGAGTCGTTGGGTTCCGTGAGACAAACGGCAGAGCGCCGCGGACCCTGGTTCCGATTCAGCGCCGCCGTCCACCGCACTGA
- the mgtA gene encoding magnesium-translocating P-type ATPase, producing MSSRTGEGVTWSEDADALTDRLGTGPDGLAAAEAATRLDRFGPNSVGETLQRGALRLLARQFENPIVLILLLAATISLALRQWVDAGIVLTIVLGSAALGFLQEYRASTAVEALKRRLALTARVLRNGTETVIPTREIVPGDVVLLSAGNLVPADGRVIAAQDFLVSEASITGESFPVEKRPGLVRADAPVGERTNMVWLGASVRSGTGRVLVTATGPATAFGAIAARLTAREPETEFARGVRNFGYLLIRVMVLVVLFVLSANLMLDRPVIDSLLFAAALAVGLSPELLPAIVTVTLSAGARRMAADGVIVRRLDAIENLGSMTVLCTDKTGTLTEGRVVASEQLDPTGQRSDEVARLAWLNASFETGIDNPLDAALVLAGSTAGFSAAGFSKIDEIPYDFERRRLTIVLAEAGADRHLMITKGAFAEVLASCASVVSIEGEVPLDQARREALGMLFRARSAEGLRVLALATRHFAPQPDYDRADEVAMTFRGFLIFLDPPKADAAATIASLRTLGIAIKVISGDNRHVTAHIARAAGLDGESMLTGEDVAAMRDEALWHLAPRTDLFVEIDPQQKERIVRALQRTGEAVGYLGDGINDAPALHAADVGISVAEAVDVARESADIVLTRRDLDVLRTGVEDGRRTFANTLKYISITTSANFGNMVSMAIVTPFLPFLPLAAKQILLNNFLSDLPSLAIASDRVDPERLATPQRWNVRDIRRFMIVFGLVSSVFDLLTFGLLIRVLQADESLFQTSWFMISLLTELAVVLVLRTRRPAIRSRPGTILMWSTAAVLMLTFAIPWMAPLSRAFGFVPVSGSTLSAIIAILIGYIAATEAVKAWFFRTGPRAA from the coding sequence ATGAGCTCGCGAACAGGTGAGGGCGTGACCTGGAGCGAAGACGCCGACGCCCTGACGGATCGGCTCGGCACCGGCCCCGATGGCCTGGCGGCGGCGGAAGCCGCCACCCGGCTGGACCGGTTCGGCCCCAACAGTGTGGGCGAAACGCTCCAGCGCGGTGCGTTGCGGTTGCTGGCCCGCCAGTTCGAAAACCCGATCGTGCTGATCCTGCTCCTTGCGGCCACGATCTCCCTGGCGCTCCGGCAATGGGTCGACGCGGGCATCGTGCTGACCATCGTGCTGGGCAGCGCGGCGCTGGGCTTCCTGCAGGAGTACCGCGCCTCGACGGCCGTCGAGGCGCTCAAGCGACGCCTCGCCCTGACGGCACGGGTGCTGCGCAACGGTACCGAGACCGTGATCCCGACCCGCGAGATCGTGCCGGGCGATGTCGTGCTCCTGTCGGCGGGCAACCTCGTCCCCGCCGATGGACGGGTGATTGCCGCGCAGGACTTTCTCGTCAGCGAAGCCAGCATCACAGGCGAGTCGTTTCCGGTCGAGAAGCGCCCGGGACTGGTGCGCGCCGACGCCCCGGTCGGCGAACGCACCAACATGGTGTGGCTCGGCGCATCCGTGCGCAGCGGCACCGGTCGGGTACTCGTCACCGCCACCGGACCCGCGACCGCCTTCGGCGCCATTGCGGCCCGCCTGACCGCTCGCGAGCCCGAAACCGAGTTTGCCCGCGGCGTGCGCAATTTCGGTTATCTGCTGATCCGGGTCATGGTGCTCGTCGTGCTGTTCGTACTCAGCGCCAACCTGATGCTCGATCGGCCGGTGATCGACTCACTGCTCTTTGCGGCCGCGCTGGCCGTCGGGCTCTCGCCCGAACTGCTGCCGGCCATCGTGACCGTGACGCTGTCGGCCGGTGCGCGGCGAATGGCAGCCGACGGGGTGATCGTGCGCCGACTCGACGCGATCGAGAACCTCGGCTCGATGACGGTCCTCTGCACCGACAAGACTGGCACCCTGACCGAAGGTCGGGTGGTGGCAAGCGAGCAACTCGATCCGACCGGCCAGCGGTCCGACGAGGTGGCGCGGCTTGCCTGGCTGAATGCCAGCTTCGAAACCGGAATCGACAATCCGCTCGACGCCGCGCTGGTGCTGGCGGGCAGCACGGCCGGCTTCAGCGCAGCAGGTTTCAGCAAGATCGATGAGATCCCCTACGACTTCGAGCGCCGGCGGCTGACCATCGTCCTGGCCGAGGCCGGAGCGGACCGGCACTTGATGATCACGAAGGGCGCCTTTGCCGAAGTCCTTGCCAGCTGCGCCAGCGTCGTGAGCATCGAGGGTGAGGTACCCCTGGACCAGGCCCGACGCGAGGCGCTCGGGATGCTCTTTCGCGCCCGGAGCGCCGAGGGGCTCCGCGTCCTGGCGCTCGCGACCCGCCACTTTGCGCCGCAGCCCGACTACGACCGCGCCGACGAAGTCGCCATGACCTTCCGCGGGTTCCTGATCTTCCTCGACCCGCCCAAAGCTGATGCCGCCGCAACCATTGCCTCGCTGCGCACGCTCGGCATCGCGATCAAGGTGATCAGCGGCGACAACCGCCACGTCACCGCCCACATTGCCCGCGCGGCCGGACTCGACGGGGAGTCGATGCTCACCGGGGAGGATGTCGCCGCCATGCGTGACGAGGCGCTCTGGCACCTGGCCCCACGCACCGACCTGTTCGTCGAGATCGACCCCCAGCAGAAGGAGCGAATCGTACGGGCCCTGCAGCGCACCGGCGAAGCGGTGGGCTACCTGGGCGACGGCATCAACGATGCGCCGGCGCTGCATGCGGCAGACGTCGGCATTTCGGTAGCGGAGGCCGTCGATGTGGCGCGCGAGAGCGCCGACATCGTGCTGACCCGCCGAGACCTCGACGTGCTGCGCACCGGCGTCGAGGACGGCCGGCGCACCTTTGCCAACACGCTCAAGTACATCTCGATCACCACCAGCGCGAACTTCGGCAACATGGTCAGCATGGCGATCGTTACCCCGTTCCTGCCCTTCCTGCCCCTGGCTGCCAAGCAGATCCTCCTCAACAACTTCCTGTCGGACCTGCCATCGCTGGCCATTGCGTCGGACCGGGTAGACCCGGAACGGCTTGCCACGCCTCAGCGTTGGAACGTGAGGGATATCCGGCGCTTCATGATCGTGTTCGGGCTGGTCAGCTCGGTCTTCGACCTGCTGACCTTCGGACTGCTCATCAGGGTACTGCAGGCCGACGAGTCGCTCTTTCAAACCTCCTGGTTCATGATTTCGCTGCTGACGGAGCTGGCGGTCGTCCTCGTCCTGCGGACCCGCCGCCCCGCGATCCGGAGCCGCCCCGGAACGATCCTGATGTGGTCCACCGCGGCAGTCCTCATGCTGACGTTTGCGATTCCCTGGATGGCTCCGCTGAGCCGGGCATTCGGTTTCGTACCGGTGTCGGGAAGCACCCTGTCCGCCATCATCGCGATCCTGATTGGCTACATCGCCGCGACAGAGGCGGTCAAGGCCTGGTTCTTCCGGACCGGCCCGAGAGCCGCCTGA
- a CDS encoding VIT family protein: MSRLHAHPEYHLVSRIGWLRAAVLGANDGIVSTASLIVGVAAAGSGRTAVLVAGLAGLVAGAMSMAAGEYVSVSSQADTEQADLARERAELETQPEFEREELAQIYVARGVSPELAHQVADQLMAKDALGAHARDELGISEVTTARPIQAALTSAATFAVGAALPLAMVLVLSPSLLVVGVSAASLLFLALLGAVGARAGGANVAKATFRVTFWGALAMALTAGIGALFGVVA; this comes from the coding sequence ATGTCACGCCTGCACGCCCACCCCGAGTACCATCTCGTGTCTCGCATCGGCTGGCTTCGGGCCGCCGTGCTCGGTGCCAATGACGGCATCGTCTCGACCGCCAGCCTGATCGTCGGCGTGGCGGCAGCGGGCTCGGGGCGCACCGCGGTACTGGTTGCGGGACTGGCGGGGCTCGTGGCCGGTGCGATGTCGATGGCGGCGGGCGAGTACGTCTCGGTCAGCTCGCAGGCTGACACCGAGCAGGCCGACTTGGCCCGCGAACGGGCCGAGCTCGAGACTCAGCCCGAATTCGAGCGCGAGGAGCTGGCCCAGATCTACGTTGCCCGAGGCGTCTCCCCTGAACTGGCGCATCAGGTTGCCGATCAGCTGATGGCCAAAGACGCCCTGGGCGCCCATGCGCGCGATGAGCTGGGGATCTCGGAGGTGACGACCGCCCGCCCGATCCAGGCGGCACTCACCTCGGCCGCGACCTTTGCCGTGGGCGCGGCGCTGCCCCTCGCCATGGTGCTCGTGCTGTCGCCCTCGCTGCTGGTGGTGGGGGTGTCGGCCGCGTCGCTGCTGTTCCTGGCGCTCCTGGGTGCGGTCGGGGCGCGGGCGGGGGGTGCGAATGTCGCAAAGGCCACCTTTCGGGTGACCTTCTGGGGTGCGCTTGCCATGGCGCTGACGGCCGGCATCGGCGCGCTGTTCGGCGTTGTCGCCTGA
- a CDS encoding DUF2200 domain-containing protein — protein MIFASVYPHYVTKVEKKGRTKEELHQVISWLTGFSEAKLQGLIKSKATFEEFFQAANLNPNASLITGTICGYRIESIENPLTLKVRYLDKLVDELAKGRKLEKILRSGVE, from the coding sequence ATGATCTTTGCGTCCGTCTATCCGCACTACGTCACCAAGGTCGAGAAGAAGGGGCGCACCAAGGAAGAGCTCCATCAGGTCATCAGCTGGTTGACCGGGTTCAGCGAAGCAAAGCTGCAGGGGCTGATCAAGAGCAAGGCGACCTTCGAAGAGTTCTTTCAAGCGGCAAACCTCAACCCCAACGCGAGCCTGATTACCGGGACGATCTGCGGTTACCGGATCGAGAGTATCGAGAATCCGCTGACCCTGAAGGTGCGGTATCTCGACAAGCTCGTCGATGAGCTGGCCAAGGGGCGGAAGCTCGAGAAGATCCTGCGGAGCGGCGTGGAGTAA
- a CDS encoding serine/threonine protein kinase, which translates to MTADPVRFRRLMTLVGDAMERPAGERDAWIAAQCADDPALLEDARSLLAHATTGGVDSLAAGVEARIAATAQTLLPAAIPERIGPYRVTGPLGEGGMGFVYAGHQESPVARDVAIKVVRGGLSTPSVIARFELERRTLATLQHPHIAALFDAGTTADGLPYFAMELVRGVPITAYCDGHLLGIEARLDLFRQVLSAVHHAHQKGVVHRDLKPSNILVTEIDGVATPKIIDFGIARVLSGETGMTTAHTGQHALLGTREYMSPEQLSAPADTVDTRSDIYSLAVLLYELLTGLLPFPSGQLRAASPLELERLIRDTEPPLPSRQVLADPDTAGARAAARSSTPRGLARSLQGDLDTIVGTAMRKDPAHRYPSAAQFAEDIARYRSGLPIAARPATLGYYAGRFVRRHRVGVLGTATALLVLIATIGTFTWRLSEERDRAQLESAKAARVADFLEGLFSGSDPTVAASPDVSARQLLDSGAVRITKQLEGEPALQASMLFVIGRTYRRLGLFQDAEARLTEALALQQALYGETHADVATTLEELGRVHLTLAGRLGDAEEEQRRALAIRTTLFGAHDSATVGTMQALATTLNQRGKHATAESLLVAALASQRVSPRTTALDSAATLQTLGIVLRNLQRLDEAEEAARASLAVRRQGLAPTHPDLVLSLHTLAYILEQAGQYEEAEALFRERYELSVRSVGLENPATVNALNSVAYMLWRSGSYAKAEEAFREVVALGRRAYRTDHVVVGIGINNLAVAVRRRGGAALKEAEALQREAIAINRSAYGTEHPRTAADLDNLGRIFLAQGRTAEAERTHREALALRSRLLTPDDLENAESLLGLGAARAAAGDLTAADSLMRRALAMRTERLGNLNPRTANAHHDLGVVLRQRREYEGSEHHLRQALTARSAIAGPPHPDAAITMRELALVLRTVGRGSEADSLLHQSRQILVERLGADDPETRRTSALLTR; encoded by the coding sequence ATGACCGCTGATCCGGTCCGCTTTCGCCGCCTGATGACGCTCGTCGGAGACGCGATGGAGCGCCCGGCAGGTGAACGCGATGCTTGGATCGCTGCGCAGTGTGCCGATGACCCGGCACTCCTCGAGGACGCCCGATCACTCCTGGCGCATGCCACGACTGGCGGCGTCGACTCGCTCGCCGCCGGAGTCGAAGCCCGGATCGCAGCGACCGCCCAGACCCTCCTCCCAGCCGCCATCCCCGAACGAATCGGGCCCTACCGCGTCACCGGCCCCCTCGGCGAAGGCGGGATGGGCTTCGTCTATGCCGGGCATCAGGAGTCGCCGGTTGCGCGCGATGTCGCCATTAAGGTCGTCCGGGGCGGGCTCTCGACGCCCAGCGTCATCGCCCGGTTCGAGCTCGAGCGCCGCACGCTCGCAACGCTCCAGCACCCGCACATCGCAGCGCTGTTCGATGCGGGCACCACCGCCGATGGCCTGCCCTACTTTGCCATGGAGCTGGTGCGCGGCGTGCCGATCACGGCGTACTGCGACGGGCATCTGCTCGGCATCGAGGCCCGCCTGGATCTTTTCCGCCAGGTACTGAGCGCAGTGCACCATGCGCACCAGAAGGGCGTGGTGCACCGCGACCTCAAGCCCTCCAACATCCTCGTCACCGAGATCGACGGCGTCGCCACGCCGAAGATCATCGACTTCGGGATTGCCCGGGTGCTTTCCGGCGAGACCGGCATGACCACCGCGCACACCGGGCAGCACGCGCTGCTCGGCACCCGGGAGTACATGAGTCCAGAGCAGCTTTCCGCCCCGGCCGACACGGTGGACACCCGCTCCGACATCTACTCGCTCGCGGTGCTGCTGTACGAGCTGCTGACCGGATTGCTGCCCTTCCCGTCGGGCCAGCTGCGCGCCGCGTCGCCGCTCGAGCTCGAGCGACTGATCCGCGATACCGAGCCGCCGCTGCCGAGTCGACAGGTCCTCGCCGATCCCGACACCGCCGGCGCACGAGCGGCTGCCCGGAGCAGTACCCCGCGCGGGCTCGCGCGCAGCTTGCAGGGCGATCTCGACACGATCGTCGGCACCGCCATGCGCAAGGACCCGGCCCATCGCTACCCCTCGGCCGCCCAGTTCGCCGAGGATATCGCACGGTACCGCTCCGGGCTGCCGATTGCCGCGCGGCCCGCCACGCTGGGATACTACGCGGGACGCTTCGTCCGGCGTCATCGCGTCGGCGTGCTCGGCACGGCCACGGCGCTGCTGGTACTGATCGCGACGATCGGCACCTTTACCTGGCGTCTCAGCGAAGAGCGCGATCGGGCCCAGCTCGAATCCGCCAAGGCTGCCCGGGTAGCCGACTTTCTGGAAGGTCTCTTCAGCGGCTCCGACCCCACCGTGGCGGCATCGCCGGATGTGAGCGCACGCCAACTGCTCGATTCGGGCGCGGTTCGCATCACGAAGCAACTGGAAGGTGAGCCTGCCTTGCAGGCCTCGATGCTGTTCGTGATCGGGCGCACCTACCGGAGGCTCGGGCTCTTCCAGGACGCGGAGGCGCGACTGACCGAAGCGCTGGCCCTGCAGCAGGCGCTCTACGGCGAAACCCACGCCGACGTGGCGACGACGCTGGAGGAACTGGGCCGAGTCCACCTCACCCTCGCGGGCAGACTGGGGGACGCCGAGGAGGAACAGCGCCGGGCCCTGGCAATCCGAACCACGCTCTTTGGTGCGCACGACTCGGCCACCGTCGGCACCATGCAGGCCCTCGCCACGACCCTCAACCAGCGCGGCAAGCACGCTACCGCGGAAAGCCTGCTGGTTGCGGCCCTCGCCAGCCAGCGGGTCTCCCCCAGGACGACTGCGTTAGATAGCGCCGCCACCCTGCAGACGCTCGGCATCGTGCTGCGCAACCTTCAACGGCTCGATGAAGCGGAGGAGGCGGCTCGTGCATCGCTGGCGGTGCGGCGTCAGGGTCTGGCCCCCACCCATCCCGACCTCGTGTTGTCGCTGCACACCCTGGCGTACATTCTCGAGCAGGCGGGCCAGTATGAAGAGGCGGAGGCGCTCTTTCGCGAGCGCTACGAGCTGTCGGTCCGGAGCGTCGGGCTCGAGAATCCGGCCACGGTCAACGCGCTCAACAGCGTGGCGTACATGCTCTGGCGGTCGGGGTCGTACGCAAAGGCAGAGGAGGCTTTCCGCGAGGTCGTGGCACTCGGCCGCCGAGCGTACCGCACGGATCACGTCGTCGTCGGGATTGGCATCAACAACCTTGCGGTAGCCGTGCGGCGACGAGGCGGAGCGGCGCTCAAGGAAGCCGAGGCGCTGCAGCGCGAAGCGATTGCAATCAATCGGTCGGCCTACGGCACGGAGCACCCCCGCACGGCGGCCGACCTGGACAATCTTGGCCGGATCTTTCTCGCGCAGGGCCGAACCGCAGAAGCGGAACGGACTCACCGCGAGGCGCTGGCCCTTCGATCCCGGCTGCTCACCCCGGACGACCTCGAAAACGCCGAGAGCCTGCTCGGACTCGGCGCCGCCCGCGCCGCGGCAGGTGACCTGACCGCCGCCGACTCCCTGATGCGGCGGGCGCTCGCGATGCGGACCGAACGGCTGGGCAATCTCAATCCGCGGACCGCCAATGCACACCACGACCTCGGCGTCGTGCTGCGTCAACGTCGCGAGTACGAGGGCAGCGAGCACCACCTCCGCCAGGCCCTCACTGCGCGCAGCGCGATTGCCGGGCCGCCCCATCCTGATGCGGCGATCACGATGCGCGAGCTGGCGCTCGTCCTCCGCACGGTCGGACGGGGCAGCGAAGCGGACTCGCTGCTGCACCAGAGCCGACAGATCCTCGTCGAACGACTCGGCGCCGACGACCCCGAAACGCGACGCACCAGCGCCCTGCTGACCCGATAG
- a CDS encoding RNA polymerase subunit sigma-70 encodes MRDDAFDETATPPSEQLTEMLRGVDLSDPRQADSLLPLIYDELRVMAARQMRRERDGHTLQPTALVHETYLRLAQGPPPAFQNRAHFFRIAARAMRQVLVDTARRRDAEKRGGGWRRITLESDVAPVPGDYDLIDLHETLARLGAMDPQLERLVELRFFTGLTLDEAAESLGVSRRKAANDWAAALLWLRRELTAP; translated from the coding sequence ATGCGCGACGATGCCTTCGACGAAACAGCAACGCCGCCGTCCGAGCAGCTCACGGAGATGCTGCGCGGTGTCGATCTCTCCGATCCGCGTCAGGCCGACTCACTGCTGCCACTGATCTACGATGAGCTGCGCGTCATGGCGGCGCGGCAGATGCGGCGCGAGCGCGACGGGCACACGCTGCAGCCGACCGCACTGGTCCACGAAACCTACCTGCGCCTGGCACAGGGCCCGCCGCCGGCATTCCAGAATCGGGCGCACTTCTTTCGGATTGCCGCGCGCGCCATGCGTCAGGTCCTGGTCGACACGGCGCGACGCCGCGACGCCGAGAAGCGCGGCGGCGGCTGGCGCCGGATCACGCTCGAATCAGACGTGGCCCCGGTGCCCGGAGACTACGACCTGATCGATCTTCACGAAACGCTGGCGCGACTGGGCGCGATGGATCCACAGCTCGAACGTCTGGTCGAGCTCCGGTTCTTCACTGGCCTGACGCTCGATGAGGCGGCCGAGTCGCTCGGCGTATCGCGACGCAAGGCAGCCAACGACTGGGCGGCGGCACTGCTCTGGCTCCGACGTGAACTGACGGCACCATGA
- a CDS encoding amino acid permease — MNPSHREPGPGSSEGSDAIPPVVSSAAGGYAARLGLFSGTMLVVGGIIGSGIFLSPAVVAQRVGTAGLTLGAWGLGALVALIGAFVYAELGARLPRTGGTYVYLREAYGRFPAFMYGWALFFMIGSGAIAAVSMTSASYAASLLGWSEATIRPTATVMVVLLVALNIAGVKIGAIAGNILTVLKLAAIAILIVAAFALAPAYAEQLPVVTAPPAAPDGVGAAVLAMAAALVPVLFTFGGWQQSSAVAEELRDPARTLPRALIGGVLIVVAAYLLVNLAYLRALGVDGLAASTAPAADAMALYLGPAGRTLIAAGILVSTLGFNCMVILMSARVSQTMAADGLFLASMAQLHPVLRTPIVALVAQALVILVLIATGSYGQLLDYVVFADWIFFTATAATIFVWRARERQAGTSSPGVRVPLHPFSTLIFMACGAYVVVGSVLSNPGNAVRGVIAFAIGVPAYLYWQRRS, encoded by the coding sequence ATGAACCCTTCACATCGGGAGCCCGGCCCGGGCTCCAGCGAGGGCAGTGATGCCATACCGCCGGTGGTGAGTTCGGCCGCCGGCGGGTACGCGGCGCGACTGGGTCTCTTCTCCGGTACCATGCTGGTGGTGGGCGGCATCATCGGCTCCGGCATCTTCCTGTCTCCCGCCGTCGTCGCTCAGCGCGTCGGGACCGCCGGCCTCACCCTCGGCGCCTGGGGGCTCGGTGCGCTGGTCGCGCTGATCGGCGCCTTCGTCTATGCGGAGCTTGGTGCGCGGCTGCCGCGGACCGGCGGCACCTACGTCTACTTGCGCGAAGCATATGGTCGCTTCCCGGCCTTCATGTACGGCTGGGCGCTCTTCTTCATGATCGGCAGCGGCGCGATTGCCGCAGTGTCGATGACCAGCGCCAGCTACGCCGCATCACTGCTCGGCTGGAGCGAGGCCACCATCCGGCCGACCGCAACCGTCATGGTCGTGCTCCTCGTGGCGCTCAACATTGCCGGGGTCAAGATCGGCGCGATTGCGGGCAACATCCTCACGGTCCTCAAGCTGGCGGCCATCGCGATTCTGATCGTTGCCGCCTTTGCCCTCGCACCAGCCTACGCCGAGCAGCTGCCGGTCGTCACGGCGCCTCCCGCGGCGCCGGACGGCGTCGGAGCGGCCGTTCTCGCCATGGCGGCGGCACTGGTGCCGGTGCTGTTCACCTTCGGCGGCTGGCAGCAGAGCAGTGCGGTCGCCGAGGAGCTGCGCGACCCGGCCCGCACCTTGCCGCGCGCCCTGATTGGCGGGGTGCTGATCGTGGTGGCCGCCTATCTGCTCGTCAATCTCGCCTACCTCCGTGCCCTGGGCGTCGACGGCCTTGCCGCGAGCACGGCGCCTGCTGCGGATGCAATGGCGCTCTACCTCGGCCCCGCCGGCCGCACCCTGATCGCGGCCGGGATCCTGGTCTCGACGCTCGGCTTCAACTGTATGGTGATTTTGATGTCGGCCCGGGTCTCGCAGACCATGGCCGCCGACGGCCTCTTCCTGGCGAGCATGGCTCAGCTGCATCCGGTGCTGCGGACCCCGATCGTGGCCCTGGTGGCGCAGGCGCTGGTGATTCTGGTGCTGATTGCCACCGGCAGCTACGGACAGTTGCTCGACTATGTCGTGTTTGCCGACTGGATCTTCTTCACGGCCACTGCCGCGACGATCTTCGTCTGGCGCGCACGCGAGCGGCAGGCGGGAACGAGCAGCCCGGGGGTTCGGGTGCCGCTGCATCCCTTCAGCACGCTGATCTTCATGGCCTGCGGAGCCTATGTGGTGGTGGGATCTGTTCTGTCGAACCCCGGCAACGCGGTGCGCGGCGTGATCGCCTTTGCCATCGGAGTTCCCGCCTACTTGTACTGGCAGCGGCGGAGCTGA